AAATGATATGATGAGCGAACGAGGAATTCGACATTTGGCCGTCACCGAACATGGAAAGATAATCGGAATGCTTTCAGTCAGGGATTTACTGATCTATTTCAAAAACGCTTTCTAAACCCTACTTTCATTTTAAATAGTAAAGCACCTGGCTCTGCCAGTGACGGACTTGGGAATGGTCGTAGTTAGACCGAGCAAAACGCGGGGTTCGGGGGCATCGGAGGAGTTCACGAAGTGAACCCGCACGGGTCCCTGAATAGAGGCATTTGAAAACAGAACGCTGGTGGATGGGAGTAACAGGCTATCAATGGCTGGTCTTAACTGTCGCCTGGTTGGGCTGGGTCTTTGATTCGATGGACTCTACCCTCTACGCCATGGTCCTCCATCCGGCGCTTCACGAATTGCTGGGTGTCGGGGCTTCGACGCAAGGAATCGAATGGTATGGAGGAATTATCTTTTCGGTTTTCCTGATGGGGTGGGCCCTGGGCGGGATTTTATTTGGCACCCTGGCTGATTACATCGGCCGGACCAAAACCATGATCCTGACGATTCTCATTTATTCTGTTTTTACTGGAATGGCCGCCCTATCGCACTCCTGGTGGCAGTTAATGATTTACCGTTTTTTAACGGCCCTGGGAATCGGAGGCGAATGGGCCGCCGGGGCCTCGCTTGTGGCAGAAATCTGGCCCCAGGATAAAAGGGCTAAAGCTGCGGGAATTTTACAATCAGCCTGGGCGGTTGGTTTTTTCCTCGCCGCGCTGGCCAATCTCTTTTTCGGAGCCTCCGGGTGGAGGATTTTGTTCCTCATCGGAATTCTACCGGCCCTGGTTACCCTCTTAATCCGTTTCTTCGTTAAGGAACCGGAAGCATGGGTAAAGATTAAAGTACACCGCGACAAACTTTTAAAAAAAAATCCCTCCATTCACCCTTCGGAGAAAGACCGGGAACTTTTAACTTTTAGCCTCAAAAGGTTATTTAACCGAGATTTGAGAAGACAGACGGTGATTGGATCAATCCTGGCGTTTGTGGCCGTCTTTGGCCTTTGGGGAGCCACAAACTGGACCCCGACACTGATTCGCCAACTGTTGGCCCCAAAAAACCTCGATTCGGAAATGGTAAACCGGTATGTTAGCTTTGCCGTGATGAGCCTGAACGGCGGGGCATTGGCCGGGTATTTGGCCTTCGGTCCAATTGCAGATCGCATCGGCCGCCGCCTTACGTTTTTTCTCATGTGCCTGGGCAGTTTTATTATGCTCCCCGTCACATTTTTGACTCCGCGAGATTACACCGTGATGTTATGGCTTCTTCCCGTGTTAGGTTTTTTTAACAATGGAATTTTTAGCGGCTTTCCAATTTATCTTCCGGAGCTTTATCCCACTTCAGTTCGGGCCACGGGGGTCGGATTCTGTTTCAATATTGGAAGGACTCTGGCCTCAGCGGGGCCCTTTGTAAAAGGTTATTTAGGAACTCTTTTTGAACCAGGGAAAGCCGTCAGTTTAATCGGAATCGTCTATCTTTTAGGAATGGTCATTCTTCCGTTTGCGCCGGAGACGAAAGGGAAGCCTCTTCCCGAAAAATAAGGCCTTCCTTACAGTAATTCAGGGGCAACCAGGGACATTCCCCGCAAATTTCATTTAGCATTTCAGGCCTGACCGTTGCTGAAATTTTTTTCAAGATTGTTTCCCAGGACAGAATATCCCCGCTTTTCAAACCTAAACGCCGCATCACTTCTTTATCCTGCTCAACCATAGTGACTTCCGTTCCGTCTCCGTGAAGCCTGCAACTATTTTCAGCGGAAAGATTAGGACAAGAATGACAAAAAGTATCCGGAGACGTCATGACTTGAACAAGAATGTGTGGATCCTGGGTCAAACGTCGATGAATCGCAGACATATGGGCGGTAAACATCGGATCATATCCTTCTCCGCGAAAACCCTGCAGGCAGAGAAGGGTATGCCCGCGAATGGGGACAGGATCCATTTTAAACCGGGATTGAAACGCAACCTTCATGACAGCACTTTACCTTCCTTCCCGGGAAAGAATTTTCCGCTTAAATTCCTCCAGTTCTTTTCCTTTCAACGGATTCTCACGACCGGCCAGAATTTCCCGAACCGCAGCGGTTTCAGTTCTGGAAAGACGAGTTCCGTGGAGAATATGCTCTTCAAAAGCTTCATAGGCCATCGGTGCAACGGCTTTGGCCATCATGGCCATCACCTCGCCATAAACGCGAATCTCTTTTTGGGCGTGATCATCCATGCGCAAACGTAAGAAATGAAACAAATTATGGAGGTCAATCTGCCAATACCATTGGGTGAAAAGGCTCAAAGGAAGATTAATCCGGGCAAGTTCCCTGGCAACATCATCCTTAATCATGGCTTCGTAATTGGCGTAAACCGAAATTTGGTCCTTTTTAAGAATTTCAATGACTTTGGCCTGTAATTCCGGAGAGACTTCCTCGCCTCGTCCCTGTTTATTATTTTGACTCTGATACCGGATGTCTTCTGGAGCCGGAAGATAAAATTCGTCCGGCATCACGCTGTACCGCCCGGAAATTTCATTTAGACGCGCGGTACGGTGACGAATCCATTGGCGAGCGACAAAAATCGGCATCTTGGCATGAAAGGTCAGACTGACCTGCTCAAACGGCGAAGTGTGAAGGTTTTTCATCAGATAGTTAATCAAGCCTTTATCTTCGCGAACAGTTTTAGTTCCGCTGCCATAAGAAACGCGGGCCGACTGGACAATCCGTTCATCACCGCCCATGTAATCAACCAGCCGGACAAATCCTTTGTTAAGAACGGTAAACTCCTTGTCTAAAATCGCCTCTGCGGCAGGGACAATACTATGCGCCATAAAGTTAAGCCTTTTGTGAAAAGAATCAGGTGTTGACAGGATTTTATACCATATTCATTTTGAGATCACAACCCGGGTGATAAAACGTTTCGCTATTGACAGACAGAATACATCTTATGTTATGGTTAAACGATCTATGTTAAAAGCGGTCATTTTTGATTTTAACGGTATCATCGCCGATGATGAGCCTATTCATTTCGAGCTTTTCGCAAAAGTCATGGCGGAGGAACGAGTCCTCATTTCCAGAGACGAATACAATCATTTTTACCTCCACTTAAATGATCACGACGCCTTTGAAACAGGACTTCGAAGGCACAATAAAACCTTTACGCCGGACAGCCTCTCGAAACTGATTCATCGGAAAACCATTTATTATAATGAGGTCATCTCAACCCGTGAAGTGTTATTCCCGGATGCGCCTGATTTTATCAGAAAAACAGCCGGCCTTTTTCCTTTAGCCATTGCTTCAGGCGCCTTAAACGCTGAAATCGAGTTTATCCTTAAACGTGCCGGCCTTGAGGAGTTTTTCCCGGTGATCATCGCCGCTGAAAGAACCTTTCACGGGAAACCTCATCCGGAATGTTATTTAAATGCCTTGCGGGGCCTGAATGCCTTTTATCAAAAAAATTCCCCTATAAAACCTTCTGAAGTTCTGGTGATTGAAGATTCAATCGGTGGAATTGAAGGAGCCCACCGGGCAGGAATGGTCTGTCTTGCCGTGACGAATAGTTATCAAAAAAATGAGTTAATCGAAGCCGATATGATTGTCGATTCACTCAGTGAAATCGATTTCAAGAAAATACGCCCTTACTTTGAAAAGTAATTTTTATTATTCTTTCTTTTTTCTCCGCCCTGAAGAAAAAGAAGCCCTCTTCAGTTTTTATTCTTTTTGCAGACAGATTGACGATGAAATTGATTTACCCTCCTCTCCCGCTGATCCTTCAGCCGAAACGATCGCTGGAAAAATAAAAAAAATTCAAACCTGGCGGGCCGAATTGAAAAAATGCTTTGATGGGAAACCCTCTCACCCGTTAACAGCGAAACTCCAACCTTTTTTCAAACTCTATCATTTAACGCCTCTTTATTTTGATGAAATTCTCAAGGGAATGGAAATGGATATTCATCCCTTTTCCGTCGGTACTTTTGAAGAGCTTAAACTTTACTGTTACCGGGTAGCCTCTGCCGTTGGACTCGTTTGTATGGAAATTTTCCAGGACAGGTCTGTTGATGCAAGGGAGTGCGCCGTGAATCTGGGAATCGCTTTCCAGATGACAAACATTCTCAGGGATATTTTTGGAGACCTTGAAAAAGGACGATTATACCTGCCGAAAGAAGACCTGGACCGGTTTTCTTATTCTGAAAATGACCTTAAAGACCATTTAAAAACAGACGCCTATGTTAAGTTAATCCAGTTTGAAATCGACCGGACGAAAATTTATTATCAAAAGGCCGAAATGAATTTACAGGGATGTGAAAATGTGGGTAAAAATATGATTGAGGTCATGACGAAGACTTATTATCGACTTCTTTTAGAAATTGAAAAAAACATTTTAAGACTTGACCAAAAAACCATAGCGCTGTCAACACTTAATAAACTTTTGATTGCGGGCGGGGTTTGGGTCAAAAGTCGATTCCTCTAATTCTGGTTTAAGAAGTTGATCAATTGCCGCAAACGGCCGTAATTTCTTCGGTTGAATTGGAAGGAAATTCTTTCGAGGTGGTTCAGTTCAGGATAAGGGGTTTCCTCTTCCGGCAACGCCTTGGCCTGTTCAAATTTTCCAGCGACCAAAATTTCTTTAAACGCCATGTTTAAATGATTTAAAAGTCTCTCATCCACACCATGTTTTAAACGAATGATCAGTTTTTCACGCACAAACTGCATGGAATGATAATTCGCATAAAAGTGAGTGATTTCCTCCACCGCCGCTTCAACGGTGGTTACAATTTTAAACAGATCGAGGTCATCACGTGAAATAAGACCTCTTTTTAATAAACAGGCGTCGATAAACTCCTTCCATTTCGTCCAATAAGGTCTTTCCGGATTTTCGACAAAAACCACGGGCAAGGGGTCACATTTCCCGGTTTGCAATAGCGTCAATGTTTCGAACCCTTCATCGTGGGTTCCAAATCCTCCTGGAAAAAGAACCACACCGTTGGTTTCTTTGATAAAAATCAATTTTCGGGTAAAAAAGTATTTGAACGTGACCAATTTAGGGTCTTTTTCAATAAACAGGTTTGCGGATTGTTCGAAAGGAAGCATGATGTTTACGCCAAAGCCTTTTTCGGCGCCAGCCCCCCCCTGCGCCGCCTTCATAATTCCCTCCCCGGCGCCCGTAATAACCATAAATTCGTTTTTAGCCAGCGACTCCCCGATTTTAAAAGCCATATGATAATCGGGATCATCCTCACCCGTTCGAGCGGAACCAAAAATACTGACCTTTTTAATTTTCCGATAGGGAGCAAAAATCTTGAAAGCATACCTTAATTCCTTAAGGGTCGTGCTGAGGATTTTCATATCCAGACGGTCGGCATTCATTTCGACAAGTTTAGTCAAGGTCGTCAATATCTGCTGGACCATGTCGGCGTTTTCAAATTCTTTGGAAACTTTCGATAAATTTAATGCCAGCTCTTCCAGGTTTTTATTATTTTGGAATTTGCTGGTTTTGAATCCGGAATTTTTAGAATTTTTCCTGTTTTCTTTATTCGCTGCATTCATGGGTTGCGTTTCCAAGAAAAAACCTCAAGATTAAATCGTTCACTTTTTCAATTCAATTAAAGTATGACCGAGAAAGTTAGAATCGTCAATTTCGGGTAAGCCGAAGGCGGAAAAGAAGGACTTTGTTAATTCCCGGCAATGGTCATTTTTGAAATTTTTAGAGTCGGCGCGACAATCGATCCGTTAAATTCGAGATCCTTTCCAACCATTTCAATATTCAAAAACATTTCTTTTAAGTTCCCGGCAATGGTAATCTCTTCAACGGGATAAGCGAGTTCCCCATTCTCAATCCAGTACCCTGCCGCGCCTCGCGAAAAATCCCCGGTGATCATATTCACCCCAAAACCAATCATTTCGGTTAAATAAAGCCCTGATTTTACGGACCCTATAATTTCTTCGGGTGTGTCATTTCCTTCTTTCATAAAGAAATTGCCGGGGCCGACAGAGGGCGCATCGCCGATCGATCGGGAGGCATTTCCGGTTGATTTCATTTTTAACTTTTTTGCGGAATAGGTATCTAAAAGATAATTCCTTAAAATCCCGTTTTCGACGACGAATTTCCGGCGAACCGGCAATCCTTCCCCATCAAACGGCTTGGACCCTAAACCTTCGGGAAGCGTCCCGTCATCGATCACGGTGACCAGGGAAGAAGCCACCCGGGCATTTAATTTCTCAACCAGGAAAGAAGCTCCGCGATAGAGGGCGCTCCCGGAAACGGCTGAAAACAGATTTCCTAAAAGGCTCCCGGCCATTTCGGGATCAAAAACCACCGGGACCGCACAGGTCTTTATTTTCCGGGCCCCCAGCCTTCGCACCGTCCGTTGGGCCGCCTTAATCCCGACTTCAGAAGGCCTGGCTAACCGGCTGAATTTTCGATGGGTAGAATACCAGGAGTCCCGCTGCATGTCACCTTGTAGCCCGGCAATCGGAGAAACGGAAATCGAAGAACCTGCCGCCGGAAAATCACCGTTAAACCCATGGCTATTCATATACCAGATATGACTCCGGTAATGGCTGAGGTCTGCGCCTTCAGAATTGGTGATTTTGGGATCAAACGACAAAGCGGCCTGTTCCATCTCTTTGGCCATTTCAATTTTTTGATCAACGGACATTTTTTCGGCGCTGACGTCGTCCAGATTAAGGTCAGGATAATTCCTGGCCAATTCTTCAGGCTGGGGGAGCCCCGAAAAAGCGTCTTCCTCCGTAGCCTGAGCCATTTCACAGGTGTTATTTAACAAAGTTTCGAGCGATTGACGGCTCAGATCAGACGTCGCCGAAATAGAAGTCCGCTTTCCAAAAAAAAGTCGTAATCCCAATTTCTTTCCATTGGCTTGACTGATCTTGTCGAGCTTTCCCATTCGGACCTGAACCGAAAAGGAATGACTCTCGACAATGATCACATCCCCTTCTGTCGCACCTTTTTTTTTGGCTTTAGCTAAAAGATTTCTGCCGATTTCCGGATCGATCATACTGCAGACCCTCCTACGGTCATCCCTTCAATTTTAATGGTTGGAAGCCCTACCCCGACCGGGACCGACTGTCCATCTTTCCCGCAGGTCCCTACGCCGGGATCCAGCTGTAGATCGTCTCCCACCATGGACACACGGGTCAAAACATCAGGCCCATTTCCAATTAACGTCGCCCCTTTAACCGGCCTCGTCACTTTTCCATCTTCAATTAAATAAGCCTCGCTGGCCGAAAAAACGAATTTCCCGTTTGTAATGTCCACCTGACCGCCCCCGAAAGATACCGCATACAACCCTCTCTTAACGCTCGAAATAATATCTTCTTTTTTATCTTTGCCCGGCAACATATAGGTATTCGTCATTCTCGGCATCGGGATATGCGCATAACTTTCTCGCCTGCCGTTCCCGGTGGGGGCCATATTCATCAACCGGGCATTTAGCTTGTCCTGGAGATATCCTTTTAAAATGCCATTTTCGATCAGGACGGTTTTCCGGGTTTCCGTTCCCTCATCGTCTATATTGAGCGACCCTCTTCTCCCTTTGATTGTTCCATCATCGACAATGGTGCATAACGAAGAAGCGACTTTTTGACCGATTCTGTCCGAAAAAGCAGACGTTTTTTTCCGGTTAAAATCCCCTTCCAGGCCATGACCGATCGCCTCATGGAGGAGAATCCCCGGCCATCCGGGGCCTAAAACAACGTCCATTATGCCCGCGGGTGCGGAAACCGCTGAAAGGTTGAGGACTGCCTGGCGTGCCGCCTCTTTGGCATAAAACTCAAAGAGATGATGATCAAGAAAAAACGAAAATTCGTTCCGGCCGCCGCCTCCATAAGTTCCGATTTGACGTTCGCCGCCATCTTCCGCGATGCAGGTAATATTTAAACGGGATAAAGGCTGAACATCCCCTACCGCTATCCCATCGGAAGTGACCACATAAATTATCTTATGTTCACTTGAAAACGAAAGCATGACTTTTTTAATTCTCGGATCATAGGCCCGGGCAATTCGATCCATTTTTTGCAAAATCTCAACCTTATCTTTAAACGGAACCTCGCTGATCGGCGTATGAACCGGATAAAGATCTTTTTTAACAGGCTCTTTTCCCGCAATCCCGGTTCTTTTAATCAAAGCCGGCGAAGAGGTAATATATTTTGCCGTATCGGCGGCGATTTCAATATTCTTAAGGGAAATCTCGTCAGAATACGCAAATCCGGTTTTTTCCTCGGCAGTCGCCCGAACCCCGACCCCCTGACTGATGTTTTTATTGGCTTTCTTAATAATCCCCTCTTCAAGTGAAATGGAATCGTTCGTCCGGTATTCAAAATAAAGGTCCATATAATCGACCTTATTCCCAAGCGCACGACTCATCGTCTTTTCAAGTTGAGAGGATTCTAAACCAAACTTTTCAACAAAAAAATGGTCTGGACTCATAAATTCGTTTGCCATATTTTCCCCAAGATTAATTTCAATGAAATAGGTTTAATTAAAATTTAATCGTAACGGCTAGAGGGTTCAACGTCAAGAAAATAAGATTTATCACGAAAAACAGGGAAATTCTTTAATTTTTATTGACAATTTTTCACTTTCTTGTTTTACTAACAAAAACAAGGAGTAACATGATGAATTCCCAAACGGATGACCCCATTCAAACGGCATTAGCGAAGTTTTTACCTGAAATCCCGGAAGGAAACCTTAAAAAAGAAATCATCCCTTTGTCAATGGCGCTTCACAGGGTTTTGGCCAAAGATATTAAAGCTCCTATGGACTCGCCTCCCTATTCCAGATCCATTATGGAAGGCTATGTCGTCAATATTCAAGACACAGAATCGGCGGCTACCAATAACCCCATCGGAATCGTCCCCAAAGGGGAAATCCCGCTCGGTTTTTCAAAAATAAAGGCCATCCCGGTTGGAACGGGTCTTTCCGTCACGACGGGAAGCTATATTCCTCCAGGAGATTATGCGGTTATTCGTCCTTTTGACTATGAACCAAGAAATAACAAATTTTATATTAAACGGGCCTTCAAACCAGCTGAGAATATTGAAACCCAGGGATGCGACCTGAGAAAAGGGAGCTTTCTTCTAAAAAAGGGTAAACTCCTGAACCCGGCCGATATCGGTCTTTTGGCTTCAATGGGGATTCTCAAGGCGCAGGTCTCCTGCAAGCCAAAAGTCTCAATCTTTTCCTCCGGCAACGAGGTGATTTCCCCGACTAAGAAATTCAGCCCGGGTTTTATCTGGGACTCCAATTCCTACGCCCTTTCCGCGGCGGTTGAAGAAGCCGGCGGCATCCCTCTTTTTAAGGGGATTGTTAAAGATGACTTTAACTCTTTTAAAAAAGAGCTTCAAAAAGCGTTAAAAACCAGCGACATGATTTTAATTTCCGGCGGCACTGCTGTCGGGGGTAGAGATTTTGTCGCTGAGATAATTAATGCCCTGGGAAAACCTGGAACACTCGTAAACGGCGTTCCGATGCGGTCCGGGAAACCGATGGTGAACGGAGTCGTCGGTAAAACCCCAATAGTTTGCGTTGCCGGACATCCTCCAGAAGCGATGAGAGGCTTTCTTTTCTTTGGAAAAGCGGCTATTTACCGCTTACTCGGAAGAAATCCGGAATAGAAATGTCATCATCTTTTCAAAGACCTTTTCAATTAAAGGGTTTTCAAGAGTCGTCATCACATGGGGAACCTGATCCCCTTTTTCATAAGTAACGATTTCCTTAATTTTTGATTGAACCCTCTGCTCAATCGTGAAACCGCTTTTTGGGTCTACTCTAACATCCATTTTAGACTGCATCACCAAAATGGGCTGACTGATTTTGTAAAGGTTAGCCTCAACATCTCTTCCCAACTTAATCATCTCCTGCAACGCATGAAAAGAATGCTTTGGATAATAGAAATCCTCAAGCTCAGGGCGCAACGGACGGAACTGGTATTTCCTGAAATATTTGAAAATAGAAATGAAGAGTTTGAGGGAAGTTTTAAGGTAAAGGGGAGCTGAAAGTGAAATAACCGCGTCGCATTTTTTACCTTCAGCGAGATAAAGGGCGGTAAGCCCGCCCAACGACAGACCGCAAACCACGATTTTATCGGCGAAATGCTGAATCAGGTTGATTCCTTCCAGTCCGGATTGAATCCAATCTTGAAACACCTTCTGGTCGAGATCCTCCAGGGTGGTCCCATGGCCTGCTAATCGGACACCATACACGTTGAACCCCTTCTCATAGGCTCGCCTGCCGATTTCAACCACTTCCCAGGGTGAGGCGGTTAAGCCATGAATCAGTAAAAGGCCGATGGAAGTTCTATGAGGATAGGAAAAAAGAAAGGGAGCTCTCCTGGAATCCGCTCCCTGCATTTGGAGATATTGATGGAGTGTTTTTTGAAAAAGGGCTTTCCCCTCTTCTATTCCTGAATCAGAAGACGTTTTACCACCTCCCCTTTTTCAATATGTTTATCAATAATTTCAATAACATCGATTTCATTTTGAATCGAGTACCACACCCCCTCGGGGTAAATGACCACCACGGGGCCTCGCGCACACATGTCAAGGCACCCCGCTTTGTTTGCCCGGACTGTTTTCTTTAATCCACGGTTGTGAATCTCTTTTTTGAAAATTTCCTGAAGTTCCTTTGCCCTTTTTGCGGCACAGGATCCTTTGGGGTCGTCGACCGGTCTTTCGTTAGTACAGCTAAAAATATGATATTGGTACTTCGGCATGTTTTTTTGGGATAGACCTGAATTTATAAAATATTAACAGATGCCCCGTTAAAGTTGCAATCGTTAACCTAAATATGATAATTTATTTTTCATTCAAATAAGACTTTCACAAGTGAAGGGTTTTCAAAATGAGTGAAGAAAATCAAGGATTTACGGTCTCAGATAAAAGAATTAAATTAGACGAGCCTGTCGCAGAACCCCCAAAAGAAAAGGCGCCTTCTCAACCGCAAGAAAATAAAAATACTTCTCAGCCGAAAACAGAAGGGGTCGCCCTCAACTTTTCCGGT
This genomic stretch from Nitrospirota bacterium harbors:
- a CDS encoding MFS transporter — protein: MGVTGYQWLVLTVAWLGWVFDSMDSTLYAMVLHPALHELLGVGASTQGIEWYGGIIFSVFLMGWALGGILFGTLADYIGRTKTMILTILIYSVFTGMAALSHSWWQLMIYRFLTALGIGGEWAAGASLVAEIWPQDKRAKAAGILQSAWAVGFFLAALANLFFGASGWRILFLIGILPALVTLLIRFFVKEPEAWVKIKVHRDKLLKKNPSIHPSEKDRELLTFSLKRLFNRDLRRQTVIGSILAFVAVFGLWGATNWTPTLIRQLLAPKNLDSEMVNRYVSFAVMSLNGGALAGYLAFGPIADRIGRRLTFFLMCLGSFIMLPVTFLTPRDYTVMLWLLPVLGFFNNGIFSGFPIYLPELYPTSVRATGVGFCFNIGRTLASAGPFVKGYLGTLFEPGKAVSLIGIVYLLGMVILPFAPETKGKPLPEK
- a CDS encoding DUF1284 domain-containing protein — translated: MKVAFQSRFKMDPVPIRGHTLLCLQGFRGEGYDPMFTAHMSAIHRRLTQDPHILVQVMTSPDTFCHSCPNLSAENSCRLHGDGTEVTMVEQDKEVMRRLGLKSGDILSWETILKKISATVRPEMLNEICGECPWLPLNYCKEGLIFREEASLSSPAQTEE
- a CDS encoding FAD-dependent thymidylate synthase, which encodes MAHSIVPAAEAILDKEFTVLNKGFVRLVDYMGGDERIVQSARVSYGSGTKTVREDKGLINYLMKNLHTSPFEQVSLTFHAKMPIFVARQWIRHRTARLNEISGRYSVMPDEFYLPAPEDIRYQSQNNKQGRGEEVSPELQAKVIEILKKDQISVYANYEAMIKDDVARELARINLPLSLFTQWYWQIDLHNLFHFLRLRMDDHAQKEIRVYGEVMAMMAKAVAPMAYEAFEEHILHGTRLSRTETAAVREILAGRENPLKGKELEEFKRKILSREGR
- a CDS encoding HAD family phosphatase, with protein sequence MVKRSMLKAVIFDFNGIIADDEPIHFELFAKVMAEERVLISRDEYNHFYLHLNDHDAFETGLRRHNKTFTPDSLSKLIHRKTIYYNEVISTREVLFPDAPDFIRKTAGLFPLAIASGALNAEIEFILKRAGLEEFFPVIIAAERTFHGKPHPECYLNALRGLNAFYQKNSPIKPSEVLVIEDSIGGIEGAHRAGMVCLAVTNSYQKNELIEADMIVDSLSEIDFKKIRPYFEK
- a CDS encoding squalene/phytoene synthase family protein; its protein translation is MKSNFYYSFFFLRPEEKEALFSFYSFCRQIDDEIDLPSSPADPSAETIAGKIKKIQTWRAELKKCFDGKPSHPLTAKLQPFFKLYHLTPLYFDEILKGMEMDIHPFSVGTFEELKLYCYRVASAVGLVCMEIFQDRSVDARECAVNLGIAFQMTNILRDIFGDLEKGRLYLPKEDLDRFSYSENDLKDHLKTDAYVKLIQFEIDRTKIYYQKAEMNLQGCENVGKNMIEVMTKTYYRLLLEIEKNILRLDQKTIALSTLNKLLIAGGVWVKSRFL
- a CDS encoding TIGR00730 family Rossman fold protein — protein: MNAANKENRKNSKNSGFKTSKFQNNKNLEELALNLSKVSKEFENADMVQQILTTLTKLVEMNADRLDMKILSTTLKELRYAFKIFAPYRKIKKVSIFGSARTGEDDPDYHMAFKIGESLAKNEFMVITGAGEGIMKAAQGGAGAEKGFGVNIMLPFEQSANLFIEKDPKLVTFKYFFTRKLIFIKETNGVVLFPGGFGTHDEGFETLTLLQTGKCDPLPVVFVENPERPYWTKWKEFIDACLLKRGLISRDDLDLFKIVTTVEAAVEEITHFYANYHSMQFVREKLIIRLKHGVDERLLNHLNMAFKEILVAGKFEQAKALPEEETPYPELNHLERISFQFNRRNYGRLRQLINFLNQN
- a CDS encoding TldD/PmbA family protein, whose product is MIDPEIGRNLLAKAKKKGATEGDVIIVESHSFSVQVRMGKLDKISQANGKKLGLRLFFGKRTSISATSDLSRQSLETLLNNTCEMAQATEEDAFSGLPQPEELARNYPDLNLDDVSAEKMSVDQKIEMAKEMEQAALSFDPKITNSEGADLSHYRSHIWYMNSHGFNGDFPAAGSSISVSPIAGLQGDMQRDSWYSTHRKFSRLARPSEVGIKAAQRTVRRLGARKIKTCAVPVVFDPEMAGSLLGNLFSAVSGSALYRGASFLVEKLNARVASSLVTVIDDGTLPEGLGSKPFDGEGLPVRRKFVVENGILRNYLLDTYSAKKLKMKSTGNASRSIGDAPSVGPGNFFMKEGNDTPEEIIGSVKSGLYLTEMIGFGVNMITGDFSRGAAGYWIENGELAYPVEEITIAGNLKEMFLNIEMVGKDLEFNGSIVAPTLKISKMTIAGN
- the tldD gene encoding metalloprotease TldD, with the translated sequence MANEFMSPDHFFVEKFGLESSQLEKTMSRALGNKVDYMDLYFEYRTNDSISLEEGIIKKANKNISQGVGVRATAEEKTGFAYSDEISLKNIEIAADTAKYITSSPALIKRTGIAGKEPVKKDLYPVHTPISEVPFKDKVEILQKMDRIARAYDPRIKKVMLSFSSEHKIIYVVTSDGIAVGDVQPLSRLNITCIAEDGGERQIGTYGGGGRNEFSFFLDHHLFEFYAKEAARQAVLNLSAVSAPAGIMDVVLGPGWPGILLHEAIGHGLEGDFNRKKTSAFSDRIGQKVASSLCTIVDDGTIKGRRGSLNIDDEGTETRKTVLIENGILKGYLQDKLNARLMNMAPTGNGRRESYAHIPMPRMTNTYMLPGKDKKEDIISSVKRGLYAVSFGGGQVDITNGKFVFSASEAYLIEDGKVTRPVKGATLIGNGPDVLTRVSMVGDDLQLDPGVGTCGKDGQSVPVGVGLPTIKIEGMTVGGSAV
- a CDS encoding molybdopterin molybdotransferase MoeA; amino-acid sequence: MMNSQTDDPIQTALAKFLPEIPEGNLKKEIIPLSMALHRVLAKDIKAPMDSPPYSRSIMEGYVVNIQDTESAATNNPIGIVPKGEIPLGFSKIKAIPVGTGLSVTTGSYIPPGDYAVIRPFDYEPRNNKFYIKRAFKPAENIETQGCDLRKGSFLLKKGKLLNPADIGLLASMGILKAQVSCKPKVSIFSSGNEVISPTKKFSPGFIWDSNSYALSAAVEEAGGIPLFKGIVKDDFNSFKKELQKALKTSDMILISGGTAVGGRDFVAEIINALGKPGTLVNGVPMRSGKPMVNGVVGKTPIVCVAGHPPEAMRGFLFFGKAAIYRLLGRNPE
- a CDS encoding alpha/beta fold hydrolase, translating into MQGADSRRAPFLFSYPHRTSIGLLLIHGLTASPWEVVEIGRRAYEKGFNVYGVRLAGHGTTLEDLDQKVFQDWIQSGLEGINLIQHFADKIVVCGLSLGGLTALYLAEGKKCDAVISLSAPLYLKTSLKLFISIFKYFRKYQFRPLRPELEDFYYPKHSFHALQEMIKLGRDVEANLYKISQPILVMQSKMDVRVDPKSGFTIEQRVQSKIKEIVTYEKGDQVPHVMTTLENPLIEKVFEKMMTFLFRISSE
- a CDS encoding (2Fe-2S) ferredoxin domain-containing protein, which encodes MPKYQYHIFSCTNERPVDDPKGSCAAKRAKELQEIFKKEIHNRGLKKTVRANKAGCLDMCARGPVVVIYPEGVWYSIQNEIDVIEIIDKHIEKGEVVKRLLIQE